One genomic window of Sporosarcina ureae includes the following:
- a CDS encoding dihydroorotase: MNTLIQQVQMVNEEGQIVETDIKIVEGKIAEIGNQLAIDGYQVIEGKGLLVSPGFIDVHVHLREPGGEHKETIETGTHSAAKGGYTTICPMPNTRPVPDTKENLEKINTLIKDNAKIRVLPYASITIREAGKERTNLAELKEHGAFAFTDDGVGVQEAGMMYEAMQDAAKIDMAIVAHCEDNTLIYGGAMHEGKRNKELGLPGIPSIAESVHIARDILLAEAAGAHYHVCHVSTKESVRVIRDAKKAGIHVTGEVSPHHLLLTEDDVPGDDADWKMNPPLRAIEDRNALREGLMDGTLDCIATDHAPHTADEKAVGIAKAPFGITGFETAFPLLYTNFVKPGHWTLKQLLDWMTVKPAEVFNLPYGKLEVGAEADLVLLDLEKQQKIDRTTFVSKGKNTPFDGVECVGWPVMTIFGGNIVWKDGQ, from the coding sequence ATGAACACGTTAATTCAACAAGTGCAAATGGTAAATGAAGAAGGCCAAATCGTCGAAACAGATATTAAAATCGTAGAAGGAAAAATTGCGGAAATTGGTAATCAGCTAGCGATAGACGGATATCAAGTGATTGAAGGTAAAGGATTACTTGTATCACCGGGATTCATCGATGTACACGTACATTTGCGTGAGCCGGGCGGTGAACATAAAGAAACAATTGAAACAGGTACTCATTCAGCAGCAAAAGGCGGATATACTACGATTTGTCCAATGCCGAATACACGTCCAGTACCAGATACAAAAGAAAATCTTGAAAAAATCAATACATTGATTAAAGACAATGCTAAAATTCGTGTGCTCCCTTATGCGTCCATCACGATCAGAGAAGCAGGAAAAGAACGTACGAATCTCGCTGAACTAAAAGAACACGGGGCATTCGCGTTCACGGACGACGGAGTAGGTGTACAAGAAGCGGGCATGATGTACGAAGCAATGCAAGATGCAGCGAAGATCGACATGGCTATTGTTGCGCACTGCGAAGACAATACATTAATCTATGGTGGCGCAATGCACGAAGGAAAACGTAATAAAGAACTGGGCTTGCCAGGAATTCCTTCCATTGCAGAATCGGTACATATTGCACGTGATATTTTACTTGCGGAAGCGGCAGGCGCCCATTACCACGTTTGTCATGTGAGCACGAAAGAATCAGTTCGCGTAATCCGTGATGCAAAAAAAGCTGGAATTCATGTAACAGGAGAAGTCAGCCCTCACCATTTGTTGTTGACAGAAGATGATGTACCTGGAGACGATGCGGACTGGAAGATGAATCCTCCACTACGCGCCATCGAAGATCGCAATGCATTACGTGAAGGCCTGATGGATGGAACATTGGATTGTATCGCAACTGATCACGCACCGCATACAGCAGATGAAAAAGCAGTAGGTATTGCCAAAGCACCATTTGGCATCACAGGATTTGAAACAGCATTTCCTTTACTATATACAAATTTCGTCAAGCCAGGTCATTGGACACTCAAACAACTTCTTGATTGGATGACAGTAAAGCCTGCGGAAGTGTTCAACTTGCCATACGGTAAGCTTGAAGTAGGTGCTGAAGCGGATCTAGTATTACTTGATCTAGAAAAGCAACAAAAAATCGACCGTACGACATTTGTTTCAAAAGGTAAGAATACACCATTTGACGGAGTAGAATGCGTTGGATGGCCTGTAATGACAATTTTCGGTGGGAACATCGTATGGAAGGATGGTCAATGA
- a CDS encoding carbamoyl phosphate synthase small subunit — translation MTKRYLVLEDGSIFEGKAFGAENASIGETVFATGMTGYQETISSPSGCGQLIVMTYPLIGNYGINRDDYESIDLAINGLVVRELTEEPSNFRSGMSLGDLLVLKGIPGIQEIDTRKLTRLLRDKGALRGKLTAAGEEIDTDSTVAELQQFELPKDLVAKVSTKRPYPSPGLGKRVVVIDYGIKHGILRELNKKDCDVIVVPYDISAKEILALFPDGILLSNGPGNPEDVEGAVETIKELLGKKPIFGIGLGHQLFALACGAKTAKMKNSHIGGNYPVKDLNTNRTDLTSQSHGYEVLEDSLAGTGLEVTHIALNDNCIEGLRSEKFEAFTVQFHPEASPGPQDSSYIFERFIQLMTDSNRKENTNA, via the coding sequence ATGACAAAAAGATACTTAGTACTGGAAGACGGTTCCATTTTTGAAGGGAAAGCATTCGGAGCAGAAAATGCCTCAATAGGAGAAACTGTATTTGCAACAGGTATGACAGGCTATCAGGAGACAATTTCAAGTCCTTCAGGTTGTGGGCAACTTATCGTAATGACTTATCCATTAATTGGTAACTACGGAATTAACCGAGATGATTATGAATCTATCGACTTAGCTATCAACGGGTTAGTCGTTAGAGAACTAACAGAAGAGCCTTCAAATTTCCGTAGCGGCATGTCACTAGGAGATTTGCTCGTATTAAAAGGAATCCCAGGCATCCAGGAGATCGATACTCGTAAACTAACGCGTCTGTTACGTGATAAAGGGGCTCTACGCGGAAAATTGACAGCTGCTGGAGAAGAGATCGATACGGATTCAACTGTTGCAGAACTTCAACAATTCGAACTGCCAAAAGATTTAGTGGCGAAAGTATCTACTAAACGTCCATATCCAAGCCCAGGCTTAGGTAAGCGTGTCGTCGTTATTGACTATGGCATTAAACATGGCATTTTACGTGAATTAAATAAAAAAGATTGCGATGTCATCGTTGTACCATATGATATATCGGCAAAAGAAATATTAGCATTGTTCCCAGATGGTATTCTATTATCAAATGGACCTGGAAATCCTGAGGATGTAGAAGGGGCAGTCGAAACTATCAAAGAATTATTAGGCAAGAAGCCGATCTTCGGTATCGGACTTGGCCACCAATTATTTGCACTAGCATGCGGTGCTAAAACAGCGAAAATGAAAAACAGTCATATTGGCGGCAACTATCCTGTAAAAGACTTAAATACGAATCGTACCGATCTAACCTCACAAAGTCATGGATATGAAGTGCTTGAAGACTCTTTAGCAGGAACAGGTCTTGAAGTGACACATATTGCATTGAATGATAATTGTATTGAAGGGCTTCGAAGTGAGAAGTTTGAAGCATTCACTGTCCAGTTCCACCCGGAAGCATCGCCAGGACCACAAGATTCTAGCTATATATTCGAACGTTTCATTCAATTGATGACTGACAGCAACCGAAAGGAGAATACTAATGCCTAA
- the carB gene encoding carbamoyl-phosphate synthase large subunit produces MPKRTDIKSILVIGSGPIVIGQAAEFDYAGTQACLSLKEEGYRVILINSNPATIMTDTEMADKVYIEPITLEFVSRIIRKERPDALLATLGGQTGLNMAIELHESGILDELGIEILGTKLDAIHKAEDRDLFRTLMNEMGEPVPDSEIIHNIDEAYAFVNEIGYPVIVRPAFTLGGTGGGICHNDEDLEEIVASGLKYSPVTQCLLEKSIAGFKEIEYEVMRDSADNAIVVCNMENVDAVGIHTGDSIVTAPCQTLTDRENQMLRNVSLNIIRELKIEGGCNVQLALDPHSFDYYIIEVNPRVSRSSALASKATGYPIAKLAAKIAVGLTLDEMMNPVTGNTYACFEPTLDYVVTKIPRWPFDKFESAKRNLGTQMKATGEVMAMGRTFEESIMKAVRSLETGQFDLSLPGGNEMSDEWIEQRIRKAGDERLFFIGEALRRGVTIETIHEWSAIDLFFLRKFENIVRYEEILKENPYDTAIGYKAKRFGFPDVTIAKLWKTTERDVYDWRQQQGLVPVYKKVDTCAGEYESDTPYFYGTYEDENESVRTDKKSVIVLGSGPIRIGQGVEFDYATVHCVWAIQQSGYEAIIVNNNPETVSTDFSISDKLYFEPLTIEDVMHIVDLEQPEGVIVQFGGQTAINLADELEARGVKILGTSLEDIDRAENRDKFESALHEIGVPQPLGKTALSVPEAVVIATEIGYPVLVRPSYVLGGRAMEIVYYEEELLQYMENAVKASPEHPVLIDRYLTGTEIEVDAICDGETVLIPGIMEHIERAGVHSGDSIAVYPPQNLSQSMIETIADYTKRLALGLNIRGLMNIQFVISEGQVYVIEVNPRSSRTVPFLSKITNIPMANVATQAILGKSISEQGYTDGLAEAPAGVYVKVPVFSFAKLRRVDITLGPEMKSTGEVMGKDVTLEKALYKGLVAAGMEVKEYGTVLMTVSDKDKEEIVDIAKRFIETGYRIVATEGTAKVLEAENIEVKTVGKIGTEGPTLIDVIQKGQAQLVINTLTKGKQPARDGFRIRRETVENGVPCLTSIDTAAAMLSVIESMTFQTDAMPQPQVIQ; encoded by the coding sequence ATGCCTAAACGTACTGATATAAAATCCATCCTCGTGATTGGTTCAGGTCCAATTGTAATTGGACAAGCAGCAGAATTTGACTATGCAGGTACACAAGCGTGTTTATCCCTTAAAGAAGAAGGATACCGAGTGATTCTTATCAACTCGAACCCTGCAACTATTATGACTGACACAGAAATGGCAGATAAAGTGTACATCGAGCCCATCACACTTGAATTCGTTAGCCGCATTATCCGTAAAGAACGCCCGGATGCACTACTCGCTACATTAGGCGGACAAACTGGTTTAAACATGGCTATTGAATTACATGAATCAGGGATCCTTGACGAATTAGGTATTGAGATTTTGGGTACAAAGCTTGATGCGATTCATAAAGCGGAAGACCGCGATTTGTTCCGTACATTAATGAATGAAATGGGTGAACCTGTTCCAGACAGTGAAATCATCCATAATATTGATGAAGCCTATGCATTCGTCAATGAAATTGGTTATCCAGTTATCGTCCGTCCTGCATTCACGCTAGGTGGTACAGGTGGAGGAATTTGTCATAACGATGAAGATTTAGAAGAAATCGTAGCAAGTGGTTTGAAATATAGCCCAGTTACACAGTGTCTTCTAGAGAAATCCATCGCTGGCTTCAAAGAAATCGAATACGAAGTAATGCGTGACTCGGCAGATAATGCAATTGTAGTGTGTAATATGGAGAACGTCGATGCTGTCGGTATCCATACAGGTGACTCTATCGTAACAGCACCATGTCAAACGTTGACAGACCGTGAAAACCAGATGCTTCGTAACGTTTCATTGAACATCATTCGCGAGTTGAAAATCGAAGGTGGCTGTAACGTACAACTAGCACTCGATCCACATAGCTTTGATTATTACATTATTGAAGTGAACCCGCGTGTCAGTCGTTCATCTGCATTAGCTTCCAAAGCAACAGGTTATCCAATTGCGAAGCTTGCCGCGAAAATTGCTGTCGGTTTGACGCTGGATGAAATGATGAATCCAGTAACAGGTAATACGTATGCCTGCTTTGAGCCGACACTAGACTATGTAGTAACGAAAATTCCACGTTGGCCTTTCGATAAGTTTGAATCGGCGAAGCGTAACTTGGGTACACAGATGAAAGCGACAGGTGAAGTAATGGCGATGGGCCGTACATTTGAAGAGTCCATCATGAAAGCTGTTCGTTCATTGGAAACAGGTCAATTCGATTTATCTCTTCCAGGTGGTAATGAAATGTCTGATGAATGGATCGAACAACGAATCCGCAAAGCAGGCGATGAGCGTCTATTCTTCATCGGAGAAGCATTACGTCGCGGCGTGACAATCGAAACCATACATGAATGGAGCGCAATCGATTTATTCTTCTTGCGTAAATTCGAAAACATCGTTCGTTATGAAGAGATATTGAAAGAGAATCCATACGATACAGCCATTGGTTATAAAGCAAAACGTTTTGGCTTCCCAGATGTGACGATTGCGAAGTTATGGAAGACAACAGAACGTGATGTATACGACTGGAGACAACAACAAGGTTTAGTTCCGGTATATAAGAAAGTGGATACATGCGCTGGAGAATATGAATCGGATACACCGTACTTTTATGGTACGTACGAAGATGAAAATGAATCTGTAAGAACTGATAAGAAGAGCGTGATCGTCTTAGGTTCAGGCCCAATCCGCATCGGACAAGGTGTAGAGTTCGATTATGCGACAGTACATTGTGTATGGGCTATACAACAATCAGGATATGAAGCGATTATCGTCAATAACAATCCTGAAACAGTTTCGACCGACTTCTCGATCTCTGATAAGTTGTACTTCGAACCGCTAACAATTGAAGATGTCATGCATATCGTAGATCTTGAGCAACCAGAAGGTGTCATCGTACAGTTCGGTGGTCAAACAGCGATCAATCTGGCGGATGAATTGGAAGCACGCGGAGTGAAAATTCTTGGTACATCACTTGAAGATATCGATCGTGCAGAAAATCGTGATAAATTTGAGAGCGCATTGCATGAAATCGGTGTACCACAGCCACTTGGAAAGACTGCTTTATCAGTTCCGGAAGCTGTCGTTATCGCAACAGAAATCGGCTATCCCGTCCTAGTTCGCCCGTCATATGTATTAGGTGGACGTGCAATGGAAATCGTCTACTATGAAGAGGAATTACTTCAATACATGGAGAATGCGGTAAAAGCTAGTCCTGAACATCCGGTATTGATCGACCGTTACTTAACAGGAACAGAAATCGAAGTCGACGCCATTTGCGATGGAGAAACAGTATTGATTCCTGGCATCATGGAGCATATCGAGCGTGCAGGTGTTCACTCGGGTGACTCGATTGCAGTCTATCCTCCACAAAATCTTTCACAGTCCATGATCGAAACGATCGCAGACTATACGAAACGCTTGGCTCTTGGGCTCAACATCCGTGGGTTAATGAATATCCAGTTCGTTATTTCAGAAGGACAGGTTTATGTAATCGAAGTGAACCCACGTTCTAGCCGTACAGTACCATTTTTAAGTAAAATCACGAATATTCCAATGGCGAATGTCGCAACTCAAGCTATTTTGGGTAAATCTATCTCAGAACAAGGCTATACCGACGGACTTGCAGAAGCACCAGCAGGTGTCTATGTCAAAGTACCGGTGTTCTCTTTCGCTAAACTTCGTCGTGTAGATATTACACTCGGACCTGAAATGAAATCAACAGGTGAAGTAATGGGGAAAGATGTAACATTGGAAAAAGCATTGTATAAAGGCTTAGTAGCGGCTGGAATGGAAGTAAAAGAATACGGTACGGTGTTAATGACAGTTTCTGATAAGGATAAAGAAGAAATTGTAGACATCGCGAAACGTTTCATTGAAACTGGATATCGTATTGTGGCAACTGAAGGTACTGCTAAAGTACTCGAAGCAGAAAATATCGAAGTGAAAACAGTAGGTAAAATTGGTACAGAAGGTCCGACATTGATCGATGTTATTCAAAAAGGACAAGCACAATTAGTTATCAACACATTGACTAAAGGAAAACAACCAGCACGTGATGGCTTTAGAATTCGTCGAGAAACAGTGGAGAACGGTGTTCCTTGTTTAACTTCGATTGATACAGCTGCGGCTATGTTATCCGTCATCGAGTCCATGACATTCCAGACAGATGCAATGCCACAGCCGCAGGTGATTCAATGA
- a CDS encoding dihydroorotate dehydrogenase electron transfer subunit, producing MIIQDLMTVESQQEIAKNIFEMKLTGKLVGEITSPGQFVHIRVSDSFEPLLRRPISIAEINPEKNEMTIIYRAEGRGTSLLSEKREGDTVNVLGPLGNGFPVEETTAGQTAVLIGGGIGVPPLYELSKQLTAKGVNCIHILGFESDPVVFYEEKFAALGETHIATVDGSNGTQGFVTNVMSEISHDFETFYSCGPMPMLDAVQKAYVHKKGFLSFEQRMGCGIGACFACVCHTNENATDQAYVKVCSDGPVFPAGVVQI from the coding sequence ATGATCATCCAAGATTTGATGACCGTCGAATCGCAACAAGAAATTGCGAAAAATATTTTTGAGATGAAATTAACAGGCAAGCTGGTCGGAGAAATTACTTCTCCGGGCCAGTTTGTCCATATCCGAGTATCGGATTCATTCGAACCGTTATTGCGACGTCCAATTTCAATTGCTGAAATTAATCCTGAGAAAAATGAAATGACCATCATCTATCGCGCAGAAGGTCGAGGTACATCGCTCTTATCTGAAAAACGTGAGGGAGATACAGTTAATGTACTAGGACCACTAGGAAATGGCTTCCCAGTTGAAGAAACTACTGCGGGTCAAACAGCCGTATTGATTGGCGGCGGGATCGGCGTGCCTCCACTGTATGAGTTGTCGAAACAGCTGACTGCAAAAGGAGTTAACTGTATTCATATACTGGGTTTCGAATCGGATCCAGTAGTTTTCTATGAAGAAAAATTTGCTGCTTTAGGCGAAACACATATAGCAACAGTAGATGGTAGTAACGGTACACAAGGTTTTGTTACGAACGTCATGAGTGAGATATCCCATGACTTTGAAACGTTTTACAGTTGTGGACCTATGCCGATGCTTGATGCTGTGCAAAAAGCATATGTGCATAAAAAAGGGTTCTTATCTTTTGAACAACGTATGGGCTGCGGTATCGGGGCTTGTTTTGCTTGTGTTTGTCATACGAATGAAAATGCGACAGATCAGGCATATGTCAAAGTATGTTCGGATGGACCAGTATTTCCAGCAGGGGTGGTGCAAATATGA
- a CDS encoding dihydroorotate dehydrogenase, which yields MNRLAITLPGLELKNPIMPASGCFGFGKEYGNLYDLSQLGAIMIKATTEEMRYGNPTPRVAETSSGMLNAIGLQNPGLQGVLTNELPWLEKFDVPIIANVAGSETADYVEVAKQISKASNVHALELNISCPNVKCGGILFGTDPEIAKELTAAVKAVSSVPVYVKLSPNVTDIKAMALAVEAGGADGITMINTLVGMRLDEKTGKQVIANKTGGLSGPAIKPVAIRMVYEVSQVVNIPIIGMGGVTCVQDVVDFLSAGASAVAVGTANFVDPFVCPTIIEQLPAKLDELGIDHISELVGRSHRV from the coding sequence ATGAATAGATTAGCGATTACATTGCCAGGACTTGAATTGAAAAATCCGATTATGCCTGCATCTGGCTGTTTCGGTTTTGGTAAGGAGTACGGTAATCTGTACGATTTGTCCCAACTTGGAGCAATCATGATTAAAGCGACTACAGAAGAAATGCGTTATGGTAACCCGACACCACGTGTAGCTGAAACGTCTTCGGGTATGTTAAATGCTATCGGACTTCAAAACCCTGGGCTACAAGGCGTGCTGACTAATGAATTACCGTGGTTAGAAAAATTTGATGTTCCAATTATTGCGAACGTTGCCGGATCCGAAACGGCAGATTACGTTGAAGTGGCGAAACAAATTTCAAAAGCTTCAAACGTTCATGCGCTTGAATTAAATATCTCCTGTCCAAACGTAAAATGTGGCGGAATCTTATTTGGAACGGATCCCGAAATAGCAAAAGAACTGACAGCGGCTGTAAAAGCTGTTTCTTCTGTACCTGTTTATGTGAAACTGTCACCGAATGTCACGGATATTAAAGCGATGGCATTGGCTGTAGAAGCAGGTGGAGCAGATGGAATTACGATGATTAATACATTGGTCGGCATGCGTCTGGATGAAAAGACAGGTAAGCAAGTGATTGCGAATAAAACAGGCGGCTTATCTGGACCTGCTATTAAGCCAGTTGCGATTCGCATGGTCTATGAAGTAAGCCAAGTGGTTAATATTCCGATCATTGGAATGGGTGGCGTTACATGTGTCCAAGATGTTGTGGACTTTTTGTCTGCCGGCGCAAGTGCAGTAGCAGTGGGTACAGCTAACTTCGTTGACCCATTTGTTTGTCCAACAATAATCGAGCAACTACCTGCAAAATTGGATGAACTAGGAATCGATCATATTTCAGAATTGGTTGGAAGGAGCCATCGTGTATGA
- the pyrF gene encoding orotidine-5'-phosphate decarboxylase codes for MNHSPIIALDFDSAEKTFDFLQAFDHSVNVKVGMELYYKEGPAMIARLKEEGYSIFLDLKLHDIPNTVKSAMKVLASLEVDMVNVHAAGGKTMMEAAREGLEAGTAMGVQRPALIAVTQLTSTDDRQVKEEQLISVPLRESVEHYAKLTSFAHLDGVVCSVQEAKIIEEVCGKDFFKVTPGIRLAQGDVHDQKRVATPAKARQEGSTHIVVGRAITGADNPLEAYKHVKTLWEGITS; via the coding sequence ATGAACCACTCCCCAATTATCGCTTTAGATTTTGATTCAGCTGAAAAGACATTCGATTTCCTACAAGCATTTGATCACTCGGTCAATGTCAAAGTAGGAATGGAATTGTACTATAAAGAAGGACCCGCTATGATTGCACGATTGAAGGAAGAAGGCTATTCCATCTTTTTAGACTTGAAATTGCACGATATTCCGAATACAGTAAAATCGGCAATGAAAGTATTGGCTTCACTTGAAGTGGATATGGTCAACGTACATGCGGCTGGTGGGAAGACGATGATGGAAGCAGCACGTGAAGGACTTGAGGCTGGAACTGCTATGGGCGTTCAGCGACCTGCATTAATCGCAGTAACTCAACTGACATCAACGGATGACCGTCAAGTGAAGGAAGAACAATTAATTAGTGTACCGCTTCGTGAATCAGTGGAGCATTACGCAAAACTGACTTCATTTGCGCATTTGGACGGTGTAGTTTGTTCGGTACAGGAAGCCAAAATTATTGAAGAAGTATGCGGCAAGGATTTCTTCAAAGTAACTCCTGGTATTCGCTTGGCACAAGGTGATGTCCATGACCAGAAGCGAGTGGCAACCCCGGCAAAAGCAAGGCAGGAAGGCTCTACACATATCGTAGTAGGCCGTGCCATTACAGGAGCCGATAATCCGCTTGAAGCATACAAACATGTAAAGACATTGTGGGAGGGAATTACATCATGA
- the pyrE gene encoding orotate phosphoribosyltransferase: MTREKEVAHILLNVGAVAINPEEPFTWASGIESPIYCDNRLTMADPVGRKEIAEGLAALIRVHYPETTVIAGTATAGIPHAAWVADILKLPMVYIRSTAKAHGKSRQIEGKIEPNAKAVIIEDLISTGGSSLNAANALIAEDVEVCGIVSIFTYELQKADEKFAEAKLTYHSLTNFAALAEVAKEEGAVKEESMNELMEWHTKLKLGTL, translated from the coding sequence ATGACTAGAGAAAAAGAAGTTGCACACATCCTGTTAAATGTAGGAGCAGTAGCAATTAATCCGGAAGAGCCGTTCACATGGGCTTCGGGAATCGAGTCGCCTATCTATTGTGATAACCGCTTAACAATGGCAGATCCGGTAGGGCGCAAAGAAATTGCCGAAGGGCTTGCGGCATTGATCCGCGTTCATTATCCTGAAACTACAGTAATTGCAGGAACTGCGACAGCGGGTATCCCGCACGCAGCATGGGTTGCAGATATTCTGAAGTTGCCGATGGTCTATATTCGATCTACTGCTAAAGCACATGGTAAGAGTCGTCAAATCGAGGGCAAGATCGAGCCGAATGCGAAGGCCGTTATTATTGAAGATTTAATTTCAACAGGCGGAAGCAGCTTAAATGCAGCGAATGCATTGATTGCAGAGGACGTGGAAGTTTGCGGAATCGTCTCGATCTTTACATATGAGTTGCAAAAAGCTGACGAGAAGTTTGCGGAGGCGAAACTAACTTACCATAGCTTGACAAACTTTGCGGCGCTTGCTGAAGTTGCGAAGGAAGAAGGCGCGGTTAAGGAAGAGTCAATGAATGAATTAATGGAATGGCATACGAAGTTGAAGCTTGGTACGCTGTAA
- a CDS encoding Rqc2 family fibronectin-binding protein, whose translation MAFDGLFTKAIVSELQQLKTGRISKIHQPNSQEIIFQIRATNRNHKLLVSLHPSFSRLQLTNEVLTNPSEPPLFCMVLRKQLEGGMITSIEQHENDRIVNIHVQARNELGDQIERKLVIEIMGRHSNLILLDASRDMIIDSMKHLPPSVNSYRTVLPGQPYIPAPPQNKLDPFEVTEAEFNTQVGALQESKDVVKHFAGFSPLTAAELLYRLDDNNQSFTVWRSFLESFSSGAMKPTVIENDRKTLFSAIELTHAQGITQSFPTLGDLLDKVYFARAERERVKSQAIDLERWLSNEIAKLENKTKKLQKEQETAQDLDTLKLYGELLTANSYMLHKGDKEVTVENYYEQGTTVTIPLDPRKSPIDNAQRYFSRYAKAKTALIRIAEQLEKTKDDIEYFEMVRQQVYQASPIDIEEIRQELVELGFMRARRSKKKVKLKKPQPEAFVSSTGIPISVGKNNKQNDYLTFKLAARDHVWLHTKDIPGSHVVIHDIDPDAQTIEEAAGLSAYFSKARESSSVPVDYTQIRHVKKPSGAKPGFVIYFEQKTVFVTPDEDLVRKLRK comes from the coding sequence ATGGCATTTGATGGTTTATTTACAAAAGCAATAGTAAGCGAACTGCAGCAACTGAAGACTGGTCGGATTTCGAAGATTCATCAGCCGAATTCACAGGAAATCATTTTTCAAATCCGCGCCACTAATAGAAATCATAAATTATTAGTATCACTACATCCTTCATTTTCACGATTACAGTTGACGAATGAAGTGTTAACGAATCCTTCTGAGCCACCGTTGTTTTGTATGGTATTACGCAAACAACTTGAGGGCGGGATGATTACATCGATTGAACAGCATGAGAATGACCGGATTGTAAATATTCACGTTCAGGCTCGAAACGAGCTGGGTGACCAGATTGAACGGAAATTAGTCATTGAGATCATGGGACGACATAGTAATTTGATTTTACTCGACGCTTCACGCGATATGATTATTGACAGCATGAAACATTTACCGCCTTCTGTTAACAGTTACCGTACTGTTTTACCTGGACAACCTTATATTCCAGCACCTCCACAAAACAAATTAGATCCGTTTGAAGTAACCGAGGCAGAATTCAATACACAGGTAGGTGCACTGCAGGAATCGAAAGATGTAGTAAAACATTTCGCAGGCTTTTCACCATTAACAGCCGCGGAATTATTATATCGTTTAGACGATAATAACCAATCATTTACTGTGTGGCGATCGTTTCTTGAGAGCTTCAGCTCGGGTGCCATGAAACCAACTGTCATAGAAAATGATAGAAAAACTTTGTTTTCCGCAATTGAATTAACTCATGCACAAGGCATAACACAATCGTTTCCTACTTTAGGGGATTTGCTCGACAAAGTCTATTTTGCCAGAGCAGAACGGGAACGTGTAAAATCTCAGGCTATTGATCTAGAACGTTGGTTGTCTAATGAGATAGCCAAATTGGAAAACAAAACAAAGAAACTACAAAAAGAACAAGAAACAGCGCAAGACTTAGATACATTGAAATTATATGGTGAATTATTGACCGCCAACAGCTACATGCTGCATAAAGGCGATAAAGAAGTGACTGTAGAAAACTATTACGAACAAGGCACAACCGTCACAATTCCACTCGACCCAAGAAAGTCACCAATTGATAACGCACAACGCTATTTCTCACGTTACGCAAAAGCAAAAACTGCACTTATTCGGATTGCAGAACAGCTTGAAAAAACGAAAGACGATATCGAATACTTCGAAATGGTCAGACAGCAAGTATACCAAGCTTCTCCAATCGACATAGAAGAAATACGTCAAGAATTAGTAGAACTTGGATTCATGCGTGCTCGTAGAAGTAAAAAGAAAGTAAAACTGAAAAAGCCACAACCGGAAGCCTTCGTATCTTCCACAGGTATCCCGATCTCAGTAGGGAAAAATAACAAACAGAATGACTACCTGACATTCAAACTGGCGGCTCGGGATCACGTATGGCTACACACAAAAGATATACCAGGCTCACACGTCGTCATTCACGACATCGACCCAGACGCCCAAACAATCGAAGAAGCAGCCGGGCTATCCGCATACTTCAGCAAAGCACGTGAATCTTCTTCCGTGCCAGTCGATTACACACAAATCCGCCACGTCAAAAAGCCTTCAGGCGCAAAACCAGGCTTCGTTATCTACTTTGAACAGAAAACCGTGTTCGTTACACCTGACGAGGATTTAGTACGTAAATTACGGAAATAA